One Bacteroidales bacterium DNA segment encodes these proteins:
- a CDS encoding FecR domain-containing protein — MEQDTFIKYFSGTISPQEEVELLEWIDESEENRKEYLEQRQVWDMYILHQKPEDMAMNFDQLIEKRRPNPENKHPKPPVKGKIRLREFIKIAAIFLIAFGVGKFFVPSNNEVQYHTIEVPPGQRVKLTLSDGSQVWLNAQTKFTYPATFNEEKRVVMLDGEGLFDVVHDKKKSFIVQTLQHEIKVLGTSFNVYAYSNNPFFGTTLIGGSVQVTDQQNPGNIYQLSPGEQLFYNDFSKKLEIKKVETSEYTSWKDGIHYFNDISFAEMTERLSHFYNTKIIINDSSVLNYHCTGKFRQKESITEIMDVVKSDIPFTYIYDKENNELRIEKK, encoded by the coding sequence GTGGATCGATGAAAGCGAAGAGAACAGGAAGGAATATCTGGAACAACGCCAGGTATGGGATATGTATATACTTCATCAAAAGCCGGAAGATATGGCCATGAACTTTGATCAACTGATTGAAAAGCGCCGTCCCAACCCAGAGAATAAGCATCCTAAACCACCGGTAAAAGGAAAGATCCGGTTGCGTGAATTCATCAAAATTGCTGCCATATTTTTAATCGCATTCGGAGTAGGAAAATTTTTTGTTCCATCTAATAACGAGGTACAATACCACACGATTGAAGTTCCTCCCGGACAGAGGGTAAAACTGACCTTATCCGACGGTTCGCAGGTCTGGTTAAATGCACAGACCAAATTTACCTATCCTGCTACATTCAATGAGGAAAAGCGTGTCGTTATGCTGGATGGCGAAGGGCTTTTTGATGTGGTCCATGATAAAAAGAAGTCGTTCATAGTACAAACGCTACAGCATGAAATAAAAGTATTAGGCACTTCCTTTAATGTATATGCATATAGTAATAATCCATTTTTCGGGACAACATTGATTGGCGGATCAGTGCAGGTTACCGACCAGCAGAACCCGGGCAACATATACCAACTAAGCCCGGGAGAACAATTGTTTTATAATGATTTTTCAAAAAAACTGGAAATCAAAAAAGTAGAAACCAGTGAATATACGTCATGGAAAGATGGGATACATTATTTCAATGATATTTCCTTTGCAGAAATGACTGAACGACTGAGTCATTTTTACAATACCAAAATCATCATCAATGATTCTTCTGTCCTGAACTATCATTGTACAGGTAAATTCCGCCAGAAAGAAAGTATTACGGAGATTATGGATGTGGTAAAAAGCGATATCCCTTTTACCTATATATACGACAAGGAAAACAATGAATTGAGAAT